From the genome of Mesorhizobium japonicum MAFF 303099, one region includes:
- a CDS encoding glycine--tRNA ligase subunit alpha, with product MSRPPVTIEIPAHMHPSRSFQGLILTLHNYWAAYGCVILQPYDMEVGAGTFHPATTLRALGPKRWNAAYVQPSRRPKDGRYGENPNRLQHYYQYQVILKPNPPNLQELYLGSLAAIGVDPLLHDIRFVEDDWESPTLGAWGLGWECWCDGMEVSQFTYFQQVCGIECAPVAGELTYGLERLAMYVQGVDNVYDLNFNGREGADKVTYGDVFLQAEQEYSRHNFEYADTAMLLRHFEDAEAECKALLDAGAPASNDNLPMHKMVFPAYDQCIKASHVFNLLDARGVISVTERQSYILRVRNLAKACGEAFLKTQAGGLAA from the coding sequence ATGTCGAGGCCACCCGTGACGATTGAAATCCCTGCCCATATGCACCCCAGCCGCTCGTTCCAGGGGCTGATCCTGACCTTGCACAATTACTGGGCGGCCTATGGTTGCGTCATCCTCCAGCCCTACGACATGGAGGTCGGCGCCGGCACGTTTCATCCGGCAACGACGCTGCGCGCGCTCGGGCCGAAGCGCTGGAACGCCGCCTATGTCCAGCCCTCGCGCCGCCCCAAGGATGGCCGCTATGGCGAGAACCCGAACCGGCTGCAGCATTATTACCAGTACCAGGTGATCCTGAAGCCGAACCCGCCGAACCTGCAGGAGCTCTATCTCGGCTCACTGGCGGCGATCGGCGTCGACCCGCTGCTGCATGACATCCGCTTCGTCGAGGACGACTGGGAAAGCCCGACGCTCGGCGCTTGGGGGCTTGGCTGGGAATGCTGGTGCGACGGCATGGAAGTCTCGCAGTTCACCTATTTCCAGCAGGTCTGCGGCATCGAATGCGCGCCGGTGGCGGGCGAACTAACCTACGGGCTGGAGCGGCTGGCTATGTATGTGCAGGGCGTCGACAATGTCTACGACCTCAACTTCAACGGTCGCGAGGGCGCCGACAAGGTGACCTATGGCGACGTCTTCCTGCAGGCCGAGCAGGAATATTCGCGCCACAATTTCGAATACGCCGACACGGCGATGCTGCTCAGGCATTTCGAAGACGCCGAGGCCGAGTGCAAGGCTCTGCTCGATGCCGGCGCACCGGCGTCGAACGACAATCTGCCGATGCACAAGATGGTCTTTCCGGCCTACGACCAGTGCATCAAGGCCAGCCATGTCTTCAACCTGCTCGACGCGCGCGGCGTGATCTCGGTCACCGAGCGGCAGAGTTACATCCTGCGCGTGCGCAATCTGGCGAAGGCCTGCGGCGAGGCGTTTTTGAAGACCCAGGCCGGTGGGTTGGCTGCCTGA